The Antarcticibacterium sp. 1MA-6-2 genome has a window encoding:
- a CDS encoding NUDIX hydrolase: MYKVFVNDIPIILSTKKDIGEKYKSFPIKTVKLKRIINKINDGELMFVNLYHDKEEKLLKHLFKKLPVVTAAGGMVFNDKNEILFIYRNKRWDLPKGKVEKGETLEESARREVMEETGIKDLEITSHIKETYHIFKRKDKYRIKVTHWYKMFSTYDGELIPELNEGIKKVKWKNLEKSRKALTKSYSNIKLLFPEEYLSTNPKNRVA; the protein is encoded by the coding sequence ATGTATAAAGTTTTTGTAAATGATATTCCTATTATTCTGTCAACAAAAAAGGATATTGGAGAAAAGTACAAGTCCTTTCCCATAAAGACCGTGAAGTTAAAAAGAATAATAAACAAAATTAATGATGGAGAATTAATGTTTGTTAATCTTTATCATGACAAAGAGGAAAAGCTTCTTAAGCACCTTTTTAAGAAGTTACCTGTAGTTACTGCTGCAGGAGGAATGGTTTTTAATGATAAAAACGAAATTTTATTTATTTACAGGAACAAACGCTGGGATTTACCCAAAGGGAAAGTGGAGAAAGGAGAAACCCTTGAAGAATCGGCCAGGCGGGAGGTGATGGAGGAAACCGGGATTAAGGACCTTGAGATCACCTCTCATATTAAGGAAACCTATCATATATTTAAAAGGAAAGATAAATACAGGATTAAGGTGACCCATTGGTATAAAATGTTCTCCACTTATGATGGAGAGCTCATTCCCGAACTTAATGAAGGTATTAAAAAAGTAAAGTGGAAAAACCTTGAAAAGAGCCGCAAAGCCCTTACCAAATCCTACTCAAACATTAAGTTGCTTTTTCCGGAAGAATACTTATCGACTAACCCTAAAAACAGGGTAGCGTAA
- a CDS encoding biotin--[acetyl-CoA-carboxylase] ligase, translated as MRIIKVSATESTNNLAKEWYVSNKDSGAVVFVTDEQTAGRGQRGATWNSNRGENLTMSLLFPLPSLEINEQFLLSAGVGLAITKALKLLNFNTVRLKWPNDIMAANKKIGGILIENILSNGRIAASVIGLGLNVNQQIFPDLPQASSLRNLSSKEYELEEVLNVVVKSIEDFVNTLDRNSSEKIFQKYEALLFKKDKISTFELKDGNFLTGIIVGVTSTGLLKVRVEDEVLKPFDLKEVKLLF; from the coding sequence ATGCGTATTATCAAAGTTAGTGCCACGGAATCTACAAATAATTTGGCTAAGGAATGGTATGTTTCCAATAAAGACTCCGGGGCAGTAGTATTTGTTACAGATGAACAAACTGCGGGACGTGGACAAAGAGGGGCAACCTGGAATTCAAACAGAGGGGAAAACCTCACTATGAGTCTCCTTTTTCCTCTTCCTTCCCTGGAAATAAACGAGCAATTTCTTCTAAGTGCAGGGGTGGGATTAGCAATTACAAAGGCCTTAAAACTTCTAAATTTTAACACAGTTAGATTGAAGTGGCCAAACGACATTATGGCAGCGAATAAGAAGATTGGCGGTATTCTAATTGAAAACATATTATCAAATGGCAGGATTGCCGCTTCTGTCATAGGTCTTGGATTAAATGTCAACCAGCAAATATTTCCCGACCTTCCCCAGGCTTCTTCCTTACGTAATTTATCGTCAAAAGAGTATGAACTGGAGGAGGTGCTCAATGTAGTGGTAAAATCTATTGAAGATTTCGTAAATACATTGGACAGGAATTCTTCAGAAAAAATTTTTCAGAAGTATGAAGCATTGCTTTTTAAAAAAGACAAAATTTCCACCTTTGAACTTAAAGATGGAAATTTTCTCACAGGTATTATAGTTGGAGTTACTTCTACCGGGCTTCTAAAGGTCCGGGTAGAGGATGAGGTCCTTAAACCATTTGATTTAAAAGAAGTAAAACTACTGTTTTAA
- the rsfS gene encoding ribosome silencing factor: MAKKETNNDQLIAHIIKGIEEVKGNNIDILDLREIDNTVCDYFIICSGTSNTQVNAIVNSVQKIVSKSLKDKPWHIEGSENAEWVLMDYVTVVVHIFQKHIREYYDIESLWGDAKTTSIQTNY, encoded by the coding sequence ATGGCAAAAAAAGAAACGAACAACGATCAACTTATAGCTCATATAATAAAAGGAATAGAAGAGGTTAAAGGAAATAACATAGACATTCTTGACTTAAGGGAAATTGACAATACTGTTTGTGATTACTTTATTATCTGTAGTGGAACATCAAATACCCAGGTAAATGCCATAGTAAACTCCGTACAAAAAATTGTAAGCAAATCTTTAAAAGATAAACCCTGGCACATTGAAGGAAGTGAGAATGCCGAGTGGGTGTTAATGGATTATGTAACTGTGGTAGTTCACATCTTCCAAAAACACATCAGGGAATATTACGATATTGAGAGTTTGTGGGGCGATGCTAAAACTACCTCCATCCAAACAAATTATTAA
- the pyrE gene encoding orotate phosphoribosyltransferase yields the protein MILNKETAIKTAELLLQIKAIKLEPQQPFTWASGWNSPIYCDNRIILSYPPIRNYVREQFARQIEDLYGKPDVIAGVATGAIGIGMLVAEYLSLPFIYVRPEPKGHGRKNQIEGVLHNGQNVVVIEDLVSTGNSSLNAVKALKEGGATIKGMMAIFSYGFKESDDNFKKMKTDLYTLSNYEYLIDTALKTHYINESEAETLKAWRKDPSNWKP from the coding sequence ATGATTTTAAATAAAGAAACAGCTATAAAAACGGCTGAATTATTATTGCAAATTAAGGCAATAAAATTAGAACCGCAACAACCCTTTACGTGGGCAAGCGGGTGGAATTCTCCAATATATTGTGATAACAGGATTATCCTCTCATATCCCCCCATAAGAAATTATGTAAGAGAACAATTTGCCCGACAAATTGAGGATTTGTATGGGAAACCAGATGTTATTGCCGGAGTGGCAACAGGAGCTATAGGAATAGGAATGCTCGTGGCAGAATATTTAAGCCTTCCATTTATATATGTTCGCCCGGAGCCTAAAGGACACGGTAGAAAAAACCAGATAGAAGGAGTTTTACATAACGGACAAAATGTTGTGGTAATAGAAGATCTTGTGAGTACGGGAAACAGTAGTCTTAATGCTGTAAAAGCCTTAAAAGAAGGCGGAGCAACAATAAAAGGAATGATGGCTATTTTTTCATACGGTTTCAAAGAATCTGACGATAACTTCAAAAAAATGAAGACAGATTTATACACGCTAAGCAACTATGAATATTTAATAGATACAGCCTTAAAAACACATTATATTAACGAATCTGAAGCTGAGACCTTGAAAGCCTGGCGGAAAGATCCAAGTAACTGGAAACCATAA
- the ftsH gene encoding ATP-dependent zinc metalloprotease FtsH has protein sequence MAKKQTNKNIEPKKPKFNAYWIYAAIIIIFIGMNYFVGGGFNDPAQTNPAEFESYLRQGDVKKVEIVNRNHAKVYLTEEAKNKEEHKKVGEPELFAAGDTPAYTFEFGDLQNFENSIEAIKSENNLDTVVTYNTQKNVWGEVLLTLLPFILIIGIWIFIMRKMSSGAGGGAGGQIFNIGKSKAKLFDQNTDVKTTFKDVAGLEGAKEEVQEIVDFLKQPEKYTALGGKIPKGALLVGPPGTGKTLLAKAVAGEAKVPFFSLSGSDFVEMFVGVGASRVRDLFKQAKEKSPSIIFIDEIDAIGRARGKSNFSGSNDERENTLNQLLTEMDGFGTNTNVIVIAATNRADVLDKALMRAGRFDRQIYVDLPDVRERKEIFEVHLRPLKKVAEELDIDFLAKQTPGFSGADIANVCNEAALIAARKGNTAVGKQDFLDAVDRIVGGLEKKNKIITPDEKKAIAFHEAGHATASWMLEHAAPLVKVTIVPRGQSLGAAWYLPEERLIVRPEQMLDEMCAALGGRAAEKVIFNKISTGALSDLEKVTKQARAMVTIYGLNENLGNLTFYDSSGQSEYNFTKPYSEKTSELIDKEISNLIESQYQRAIDLLEHNKDKLTQLAEILLEREVIFKDDLQQIFGDRPFDKKEETVPLVTKKGASGPNFTEDAQITEGSSVNK, from the coding sequence ATGGCTAAAAAGCAAACAAATAAAAATATAGAACCAAAGAAGCCCAAGTTTAATGCTTATTGGATTTATGCCGCTATAATTATTATTTTCATTGGGATGAATTATTTCGTAGGAGGCGGTTTTAACGATCCTGCACAAACTAATCCTGCGGAATTTGAATCTTACCTTAGACAGGGAGACGTAAAAAAAGTTGAAATTGTAAACCGCAACCACGCAAAGGTTTACTTAACTGAAGAAGCTAAAAATAAGGAGGAGCACAAGAAAGTTGGAGAACCTGAACTTTTTGCAGCCGGAGATACCCCTGCTTATACTTTTGAATTTGGAGACCTTCAAAATTTTGAAAATTCCATAGAAGCAATAAAATCTGAAAACAATCTAGACACAGTAGTTACTTATAATACTCAGAAAAACGTTTGGGGAGAAGTTCTTCTTACACTTCTGCCATTTATTTTAATTATTGGGATCTGGATCTTCATAATGCGTAAGATGAGTTCTGGTGCCGGAGGTGGTGCAGGTGGACAGATCTTTAACATTGGGAAATCGAAAGCAAAGCTATTTGATCAAAATACTGATGTGAAAACGACTTTTAAAGACGTTGCCGGGCTGGAAGGTGCTAAAGAAGAAGTACAGGAAATAGTAGACTTTCTTAAACAACCGGAAAAATATACCGCCCTGGGAGGTAAAATTCCTAAAGGAGCATTATTGGTAGGGCCTCCGGGAACAGGGAAAACTCTTTTAGCCAAAGCGGTTGCAGGAGAAGCCAAAGTACCATTCTTCTCACTCTCAGGTTCAGATTTCGTTGAAATGTTTGTGGGAGTTGGAGCTTCCAGAGTTAGAGACCTTTTTAAACAAGCTAAGGAAAAATCACCTTCAATTATCTTTATTGATGAAATTGATGCAATAGGGCGCGCGAGAGGGAAAAGTAATTTTTCAGGCTCTAATGACGAAAGAGAAAACACACTTAACCAGTTGCTTACAGAAATGGATGGTTTTGGAACCAATACAAACGTTATTGTAATAGCAGCGACAAACAGGGCAGATGTTCTTGATAAAGCATTAATGAGAGCTGGTCGTTTTGACAGACAAATTTATGTTGATCTACCGGATGTAAGGGAGCGAAAAGAAATTTTTGAAGTACACCTTAGACCATTAAAGAAAGTTGCTGAGGAACTGGATATAGACTTCCTGGCCAAGCAAACTCCTGGATTTTCGGGAGCAGATATCGCAAATGTTTGTAACGAGGCTGCTTTAATTGCTGCCCGTAAAGGTAACACGGCAGTGGGAAAACAGGATTTTCTCGATGCAGTAGACAGGATCGTGGGAGGACTCGAGAAGAAAAATAAAATCATCACGCCTGATGAGAAAAAGGCAATCGCTTTTCACGAGGCAGGCCATGCAACCGCCAGCTGGATGCTGGAACATGCAGCACCCCTTGTGAAAGTAACAATAGTTCCCCGTGGGCAATCTCTGGGTGCAGCCTGGTATCTTCCCGAAGAAAGGCTTATCGTACGACCCGAACAAATGCTCGATGAGATGTGTGCCGCCTTAGGTGGTCGTGCAGCAGAAAAAGTTATCTTTAACAAGATCTCTACAGGAGCTCTTAGCGACCTGGAAAAGGTTACGAAGCAGGCTAGAGCAATGGTGACAATTTATGGCCTTAATGAAAATTTAGGTAACCTTACTTTTTATGATTCAAGTGGGCAGAGTGAATATAATTTCACCAAGCCATACAGTGAGAAAACATCTGAACTTATAGATAAAGAAATTTCTAATCTTATTGAGTCTCAATATCAGCGTGCAATAGATCTTTTAGAGCATAACAAAGATAAACTTACACAGCTGGCAGAAATTCTTTTGGAAAGAGAAGTGATTTTTAAAGATGACCTTCAACAAATCTTTGGCGACAGGCCTTTTGACAAAAAAGAAGAGACTGTTCCCCTTGTAACCAAAAAAGGTGCAAGTGGCCCAAATTTCACTGAAGATGCCCAGATAACTGAAGGTTCTTCAGTTAATAAGTAA